gagcgcccccgatcagggcgcagatcaaggtcctgattggccgtTGGGCCAATcggggaaagagatcaatctaacattaaTTTCATTCTCCTACTATTATTTCCTACGAAGCTTCAATGTTTGTGTTCGAGAGTGTTCTCTGCCGCACGTACTGCTGTACTCGATGAATAACACGTCCGCTGTGGCAGTGTGGCtatggcgtcgtcgtcgtcccagcCAAAACCCATGAGGCCGGCGACAAGGACAAGGTCGAGGTGTGCCCTGACTTTAAGCTGGTCGACAAGACCACAGGGCTGTCCTCTTCGATACTACGACCGTGCTCGGAGCCAGACGTGTATGACACAACGGACGTAGGTGGAAGTGGAACCAGATACCCCCTCCTGGGGCTATAGGAAATTCATGAAAAGTAGTGACCTAGAGGCATCTGCGTACCTGCGCGACGACCGCCTCGCGTGATCGAGTGTGAGGTCACTGTTATCAAGGGATCACAAATCGAAGAGACCGCCATTAATTGCTGAGGTCCATGGCCTCCATCGGATTTGTCAGATGATTTTGGGAAATTTGCTGCTAGCAGGGGAGGAAACAGACGTGGAATTCGATGTTAAAGGCGAGTCTTTTGCTGCCCATAGGAATGTGCTTGCAGCGCGATCACCAGTCTTCAGAGCGCAGCTCTACGGGCTTGTAGGGACGGACAACAGAAGTTGCATAACGGTCGAAGACATAGAGCCCGGTATCTTCAAGGCGCTACTTCACTTCATCTACACGGACTCGTTGCCTGATATTCAAGATATTGAGTAAGATGAGATTCATGAGGACGAAGACATCGTGAAATATTTACTTGTCGCTGCGGATAAGTACGACATGGAGAGGTTGAAGCTAGTCTGCGCGACCATTCTTTGGAAAAGCCTTGATGAGAAGACCGTGGCAACCACCCTAGCTCTAGCCGACCTGCACAATTGCAGCGAGCTTAGAGACGCTTGCATTGAGTTTATCGCTTCCTCGGATAGAATTTGTGATGTGGCTGCAAGTCCAGGGTACCAAAACCTTAAGACAGCATGCATGTCCGGCTACCTTCATAGATTTATGGGAGAAAACAGCTAGGTTAGTCTAGCCCTAGTTTAACTTTAACTAGTTGGTTTAGTTTgattttgtatatataataagcGAACTAGTAAGAACGACGAGTTGGTGTCGCACATCGTGTCGGCTCAgtctttcggaggtgctcataggagTAGAGTTGTGTGCGTGTACGTATTCATAGGAGTAAGTGTGCATGCGTGTGAATATGTAAGCAGTGTCTTTATTTACTATGTTTCGCAAAAAGAGAATAATGGTCGATGGTTTCTTGGTTGACAAATACTTGCTGGGTTCCTTGTTTCTAATATTTTTGTGCTCGGGGAATTAATATCTAAATTAAACTATACAACTCTCGGCTCTTAAACAAaatttgaagaagaagaagaaaaatcccTAGTCATTtgacaaagaaaacaaaaaaacttAAAATATCATCGCTTATCATATAGTTTAGTaaataattattatttattcttttttgaCTCGAAGTCATCATGTAGTTAGGCAATGAGTCCGTGTGAAACATGCGTACGCACTAACGTGCGTGACGAGTACGGAGTCATCGAAACGTACGTGATGGAGTtggtttgataaaaaaaaaatcaatgtagTTCCGAGATTGTAGACATTAGAATCTATAGCGGAGTCTGATTGTAGGTTAGTTGTAGGGAACAAGGTCTTGAGTCGCCGACGGTTATGGAGACGGCGGCGTCCCAGcctccaccggcggcggcgaccacatCGACGTGCACTCCGCAGACAGCGCGCGGCCGGCATGTGTTCCAGATCGAAGGGTACACCCTGCACCGGGGCTTAGGCGTCGGCAAGTTCATCCAgtccgccgccttcgccgtcggCGGCTACTCCTGGTGCATCCGCTGCTACCCCGACGGAGCCAGCGAGGATGCCAAAGGCTACGTCTCCGTTTTCCTTAGGCTTGTGAGCAGGAACGCCAAGGTCAGAGCCCTGTATAAGATTAGGCTGATCGGCCAGAAAACAGGGTTGTCTCCGGCACCCTGCGCGTCAGGGAGAGAAGTGTTTGACACCATGAACTCTGGTGAAGCCGTCTGGGGCACAAATCTCTTCATGAAGGCGAGTGGGCTGGAGGCGTCGGCGGGGTACCTGCGCGATGATTGCCTTGTGATCGAGTGCGACGTCACTGTCATCAAGGAACCACTCGTGACAGAGGATGCTACAAAGCCCCTCGAGATCCAGGTGCCTCCATCGGATCTGCCAGATGATTTTGGAAGATTGCTAGAGACGAGGGAGGGAGCAGACATGATACTCAAGGTTCAGGGTGAGTATTTCTTGGCCCACCGGATCGTGCTCGTAGCGCGGTCACCGGTCCTCAGCGCGGAGCTCCGTGGGACAGCAGTAGCGGAGCACAATAGAGGATGCATAACAATCGAGGACATGCAGCCTGCTGTCTTTAGAGCATTGCTCCATTTCATCTACACGGACTCGTTGCCCGGCATGGATGACCTCAATGTGGATGAGACTCATGACATGGTTAAGCACTTGTTTGTGGCCGCGGACAGGTATGCCATGGAGAGGTTGAGGTCGCTCTGCATGGGAATTCTTTGTACAAGTCTTGACGATTCGACCGTGGATTCCACTCTGGCCCTAGCTGAGCAGTATGACTGCAGCGAGCTCAAAGACGTTTGCTTCAAACATGTCAATTCTTCGAGTAGAGTGGGTGATGCGGTGGCAAGACAAGAAGCTGCTTACCAACGCCTCATAAGAGGAAAGCCTTCAATATGGGTGGTTTTGTGGAAGATGGCACGATCCTTGTTTCAATTCAAATAACAAGTTCAGTTCATGCACAGCTAGGTACTTGAGATTAGGTTGGACCACGTCCTAGTGTTTCCTTACATTTTAGGTGATGAATTAAGGGAAAAGTTTTGCAAAATTTATCCCTATAGTAGCTGTAGGAGTTGTTTTTATTTTAGCAATGGCAGCTCACAAGCATATGACCAATGCTCATGCACTTGTGTAAGATTCTTTTTACTGCTGACCAAGGAATGATACATCTACTGTTATCATTTTTACTTTTGTTTCCcgcttttcttttgttgtagaCCCCATGGGCTTCCCCATGATGCCACGGTCCTCAAGCCTCGTGGCCGCACACCCCTGTAGCCACCGCGTCCAGAGCCCATGCGCTGCCGCTAGCTCTGTCACCGCCGTCTGTTGTCGTCGCCCCCTGTTCGAGCTTGCTCACGCGAGGGCAGAACCTGCAAGATCTGTTTCGATTGTCTTCCTCCCTCTTGATCTCTCTCTCCAATTCTATTCGTTGATTTGGTTTTAAATCTGCATTTGTCATCTTTCCATTGCCCGTCCAGTGAGAGGCTGTGACCATGAATGTCTTTATCTTGATTTCCTTTGTTGAGGATCCTCCTGCAATTagatccttcttcttctccatttcattttcttttttttttcttgtttctgTCTTTGACTCATGTTGGGAGCTCTGTAAGCAAGATGGCTACGACAGCGCAATAGGCCTCTCACGACGCTGTTTAGATGTTACATGCAACATGAGATGCGTGTTGCGGAGGTAGCTTTTTCTGTCGCTCAACCATCCGACACTAGCGCCAGAATCGGAGCTCTGATCAGGTTTATGTCAAACATTTCATGTCAAATCAAGAAGAAATTAGTGGCAGAGGCAGACAGAAAAACATGAAATAGCTCGATTAGTTATCACTAATTCTCAATAGCATCAAGAGCCGCATGTGTTCAGCAGAAATTATGCAATGCAGCATCGATCATTGTCACAGGCCCCATCCAGCTAACGAAATACACATGAAACGTGGATTCAGTGGTCTGTAATAGCCGTCCACAAGCATTTATCATGCACAGAAAGGCAGTCATTTGGATCAACATTTACTACTAACTTCGACACTCAAGCTAACCATGCTGGCAGAGCTAAGAACAGGAGCAGATCTTCAAGAGTAGCTATGTAACATCATTACAGAACCACGGCGCCTGCATGCTCCATAGGTTGAAGATTTCGACTTCAGATACAGCACGTGCGAGTTCAAGCGGTCTTGTTTTGTCTTGTCTC
The genomic region above belongs to Setaria italica strain Yugu1 chromosome VI, Setaria_italica_v2.0, whole genome shotgun sequence and contains:
- the LOC101761409 gene encoding BTB/POZ and MATH domain-containing protein 1 translates to METAASQPPPAAATTSTCTPQTARGRHVFQIEGYTLHRGLGVGKFIQSAAFAVGGYSWCIRCYPDGASEDAKGYVSVFLRLVSRNAKVRALYKIRLIGQKTGLSPAPCASGREVFDTMNSGEAVWGTNLFMKASGLEASAGYLRDDCLVIECDVTVIKEPLVTEDATKPLEIQVPPSDLPDDFGRLLETREGADMILKVQGEYFLAHRIVLVARSPVLSAELRGTAVAEHNRGCITIEDMQPAVFRALLHFIYTDSLPGMDDLNVDETHDMVKHLFVAADRPHGLPHDATVLKPRGRTPL